The following coding sequences lie in one Terriglobia bacterium genomic window:
- the eda gene encoding bifunctional 4-hydroxy-2-oxoglutarate aldolase/2-dehydro-3-deoxy-phosphogluconate aldolase: MTKQEVRHQITQVGIVPVVRAASAKQAMMAIEAVCLGGIPVAEITMTVPGAVDLIREVARSMGSEVLVGAGTVLDAATARQCADAGAQFLVSPGLDYETVDFAKSRDIVMMAGALTPTEVMNAWKAGADFVKIFPCGELGGASYIKALRGPLPQVPMVPTGGVNLETAADFILAGAVALGVGGELVSSAALNAGNNHVICQAARRFIEVVQNARMLLDQRKDEASVARR, encoded by the coding sequence ATGACTAAGCAGGAAGTGCGCCATCAGATCACCCAAGTCGGCATCGTTCCGGTAGTCCGGGCAGCTTCCGCAAAACAGGCGATGATGGCCATCGAGGCGGTATGCCTCGGGGGCATCCCTGTCGCCGAAATCACCATGACGGTTCCGGGGGCGGTTGATCTGATTCGCGAGGTGGCCAGGTCCATGGGGTCGGAGGTGCTGGTTGGGGCAGGAACGGTACTCGATGCGGCCACCGCCAGACAGTGCGCCGATGCCGGCGCGCAGTTTCTGGTCAGCCCTGGACTGGATTACGAGACAGTGGATTTTGCCAAGTCTCGGGACATCGTGATGATGGCCGGCGCCCTTACTCCCACCGAGGTGATGAATGCCTGGAAAGCGGGCGCGGACTTCGTGAAGATCTTCCCGTGTGGCGAACTGGGCGGCGCTAGCTACATCAAGGCGCTTCGCGGCCCGCTCCCGCAAGTCCCGATGGTGCCAACCGGCGGCGTGAACCTGGAGACCGCGGCAGATTTTATTCTCGCGGGCGCAGTTGCCTTGGGCGTCGGCGGTGAGCTGGTTTCCTCGGCCGCACTCAACGCCGGCAATAACCACGTGATTTGCCAAGCCGCCCGCCGATTCATCGAGGTGGTTCAGAACGCCCGCATGCTGCTGGACCAGCGAAAGGACGAGGCGAGCGTCGCTCGGCGCTAA
- the kduD gene encoding 2-dehydro-3-deoxy-D-gluconate 5-dehydrogenase KduD: protein MLDAFRLEGKNALVTGSQSGLGFGIARALAEAGANVGCHGLTPEPCDIRDHVLRLGRKAFFMSGDVAEEKVCSALIQRTVDEFGSIDILVNNAGTIRRAPAAEFPQQYWDEVIAVNLTSVFRLSQLAARHMLKQGSGKIINIASLLAFQGGVLVPSYAAAKSGVAALTKAFANEWACKGINVNAIAPGYMATDNTAALRKDAERSRQILERIPAGRWGEPSDLGGAAVFLSSAASNYVHGHILLVDGGWMAR from the coding sequence ATCTTGGATGCTTTCCGACTCGAAGGTAAGAATGCGCTCGTGACCGGCTCGCAGAGTGGGCTTGGCTTTGGGATTGCCCGTGCGCTGGCCGAAGCCGGGGCCAACGTCGGCTGCCATGGGCTGACTCCGGAGCCGTGCGACATCCGCGACCACGTTCTCCGGCTTGGCCGCAAGGCGTTTTTCATGTCGGGCGACGTGGCCGAGGAGAAGGTCTGCTCTGCACTGATTCAGCGAACCGTGGACGAGTTCGGATCGATCGACATTCTGGTCAACAACGCCGGCACCATACGCCGCGCGCCGGCCGCCGAGTTTCCGCAACAATACTGGGATGAAGTCATCGCAGTAAACCTGACCTCGGTATTCCGTCTTTCGCAACTGGCGGCGCGGCACATGCTGAAGCAAGGTAGTGGGAAGATCATCAATATCGCTTCGCTGCTGGCGTTTCAAGGTGGCGTGCTGGTGCCCTCTTATGCGGCGGCGAAGTCGGGGGTGGCCGCCCTGACCAAGGCCTTCGCCAATGAGTGGGCCTGCAAGGGGATCAATGTCAACGCCATCGCGCCCGGATACATGGCAACCGACAACACCGCCGCTCTTCGCAAGGATGCGGAACGTTCCAGGCAAATCCTGGAACGCATTCCCGCCGGGCGATGGGGCGAACCCTCGGACCTGGGGGGTGCGGCAGTTTTTCTCAGCTCCGCGGCCAGCAATTACGTCCACGGCCATATTCTCCTCGTGGACGGAGGCTGGATGGCCCGATGA
- a CDS encoding 5-deoxy-glucuronate isomerase — MVFRGTNSHTGRVISVTPENSTNKHLAYGRIILNSSKPAVSFSNGNRETGLIVLSGEATLKVASQSFQLGQYDSIYIPRESFVEVMSGSLVDIAEFSADVEHRYPLQVVRYAEILKDPGLVFQAGSGTNASRHLHMAIAKNVEAGRLVAGFTWSDPGNWTSWPPHEHAAMLEEMYVYFNMPAPAFGIQMVYNNPDYPDLVTVVRDGDAVLMPTGYHPNVSVPGHRICFLWAMAAHREVLDRQFGVVNVQPGFDGGGSGLEAGRKK, encoded by the coding sequence ATGGTGTTCCGGGGCACCAACTCCCATACCGGCCGGGTCATCTCGGTTACTCCCGAAAACAGCACCAATAAGCACCTGGCTTACGGCCGCATCATTTTGAATTCCTCAAAGCCAGCCGTTTCCTTCAGCAATGGGAATCGCGAGACGGGCCTCATTGTGCTCTCGGGGGAAGCCACGCTGAAGGTAGCGAGCCAGTCGTTCCAACTTGGCCAATACGACTCGATCTACATCCCGCGAGAGTCTTTCGTCGAAGTCATGAGCGGCAGCCTTGTTGATATCGCTGAGTTCTCCGCCGATGTCGAACACCGGTACCCTCTACAGGTCGTGCGCTACGCCGAAATACTGAAGGATCCGGGATTGGTCTTCCAGGCCGGGTCCGGAACTAACGCGTCGCGCCACCTGCACATGGCGATCGCGAAAAACGTTGAAGCGGGAAGGCTGGTGGCGGGCTTCACCTGGTCCGATCCCGGCAATTGGACCAGTTGGCCGCCGCACGAGCACGCCGCCATGCTCGAAGAGATGTATGTGTACTTCAACATGCCGGCGCCGGCCTTCGGAATCCAGATGGTTTACAACAACCCTGACTACCCCGATTTGGTTACCGTGGTGCGCGATGGCGATGCGGTGCTGATGCCCACCGGTTATCATCCCAACGTCTCGGTTCCGGGCCATCGTATTTGCTTCCTCTGGGCCATGGCCGCGCACCGCGAGGTCCTGGACCGCCAGTTTGGCGTGGTGAATGTGCAGCCCGGATTCGACGGCGGGGGCTCAGGCCTGGAAGCCGGGCGTAAGAAGTAG
- a CDS encoding TonB-dependent receptor: protein MKFVQMLKILAVVAFVALAQNVLFGQAVNFAQIHGRITDATGAAIVGAQITASQFNTGLVRTTVSGSEGNYALPNLPVGPYQLKVTATGFRNFLQTGIVLQVGETPEVNVKLVVGSVAETVEVRANAALVETHENSISTMIDNARILELPLDGRNMVSLVMGSGAATNPTLTSNDLNSTKNYGNNQANGPSQPISVGGGQENANNFLLDGSDNNDAFSNVNAPYPFPDAVQEFSVQSSGLSARYGVHAGATVNAVTKSGTNAYHGSVFEFLRNPAVNARLVVFSTGAKDESIKRNQFGGTFGGPIKKDKLLFFVGFQGTRQSASAPFATIIVPTPATLTGDFSVMMSAACQGVGKAKTLKTVNGITIPGNKVNPASFNASALALLQFVPPATPDPACGKISYSYPQIWNEDQGVAKVDWNLSPKQTVFMRYFGTDSRAPLPFDKTNIVPQSVVSNQFARFQTAAIGHTSTISSNLVNSFHVTATRLAIHRGPANDMINPASIGITVPSPVPNGLVLSISNYFAVGGGSSMPGYFINNLYQLADDVDIVHGKHQFSFGVNFMKMQLNYLSTFQSNGQFTFNTTGGSGDNLVDFMLGFPSNFAQGNPEAENWRYTYWGLYAQDNIKLLPNLTFNVGVRWEPYLPSTDIMHRGSHFDYAAFVAGTHSTVYPNAPAGLQYCGDPGVPCAFAQHKLAQFSPRIGLIWDPTKKGNMTVRASYGLFYDSPELYYFDRYADNSPFGSGVSFVPKASAGGTLSNPYAGQAGVPQFPLPFPKPGDPAAFFPLNGVYINNNFDVHPMYVQNWNFSVEKQFGADWLFSLSYLGSKTTHVWVAYEANPGMNVATVATPSAASGGSGCTAGAAAATGNTNCRRALVIANPLQGQYFSNMTSLWDGANANYHAMLASLRHRFSHNFTLLSNYTWSHCISDQDFTGELTNSRPDLYVSPVTNPNLAVLKGDRGNCGFDVRHNMNISLVANTPKYQGWKGVVLNNWQIAPLLTYRTGIPITVLTGVDTALTGTTTSFKDRPNLVGDPSSGTCSNGATVGSRDCWFNNTAYASPTNGTFGNVGRNSLSGPGAFTLDTALSRKFIFSETKELALRLDTFNLLNHPVLGNPVTSLNNTANVGRIQTQNGFGRTFQAAVKFSF from the coding sequence ATGAAGTTCGTACAGATGCTGAAGATTCTGGCCGTAGTTGCGTTCGTAGCATTAGCGCAAAACGTTCTCTTCGGCCAGGCAGTTAACTTCGCCCAGATCCATGGCCGCATCACCGATGCGACCGGGGCGGCAATCGTCGGAGCACAAATCACCGCCAGCCAGTTCAATACAGGATTGGTCAGGACCACGGTCTCCGGTTCGGAGGGCAATTACGCCCTGCCCAACCTGCCGGTCGGCCCCTACCAATTGAAAGTCACGGCCACCGGGTTCCGGAACTTCCTGCAGACGGGCATCGTGTTGCAGGTGGGCGAAACCCCAGAAGTGAATGTCAAGCTCGTCGTGGGCAGCGTTGCCGAGACCGTCGAGGTGAGAGCCAATGCCGCACTGGTCGAAACCCACGAAAACTCAATCTCGACCATGATCGACAACGCGCGCATCCTGGAGCTTCCGCTCGATGGCCGCAATATGGTGTCACTTGTCATGGGGTCGGGTGCGGCGACGAATCCCACGCTCACCAGCAACGACCTGAACAGCACCAAGAACTACGGCAACAACCAAGCCAACGGGCCCTCGCAACCCATCTCGGTGGGTGGCGGCCAGGAGAATGCCAACAACTTCTTGTTGGATGGCAGCGACAACAACGACGCCTTCTCGAACGTGAATGCGCCTTATCCGTTTCCGGATGCGGTCCAGGAATTCAGTGTTCAGAGCAGCGGACTTTCGGCGCGCTACGGCGTGCACGCCGGCGCCACGGTGAATGCAGTCACCAAGTCCGGCACCAATGCCTATCACGGCAGCGTTTTTGAATTTCTGCGCAATCCGGCAGTGAATGCCCGCCTCGTGGTCTTCTCTACTGGCGCGAAAGACGAGAGCATCAAGCGCAACCAGTTCGGGGGAACCTTTGGCGGACCCATCAAGAAAGACAAATTGCTGTTCTTCGTGGGCTTCCAGGGTACCCGGCAGTCGGCATCGGCGCCGTTCGCAACCATCATCGTGCCGACTCCCGCGACGCTTACTGGCGACTTCAGCGTGATGATGTCGGCGGCATGCCAAGGCGTCGGCAAAGCCAAGACATTGAAGACGGTGAACGGCATCACCATTCCAGGCAACAAAGTCAATCCCGCAAGCTTCAATGCCTCGGCGTTGGCCCTGCTGCAGTTCGTGCCTCCTGCCACCCCCGATCCTGCCTGCGGCAAGATCAGCTATTCCTACCCGCAGATTTGGAACGAGGACCAGGGCGTGGCCAAAGTGGATTGGAACCTGAGTCCCAAGCAGACCGTGTTTATGCGTTATTTCGGCACCGATTCCAGAGCGCCGCTGCCTTTTGACAAGACCAACATCGTACCGCAGAGCGTGGTCTCTAACCAATTTGCCCGGTTCCAGACCGCGGCTATAGGCCACACGTCTACCATCAGCTCGAACCTGGTCAACTCCTTCCACGTCACAGCTACCCGGCTCGCCATCCACCGCGGCCCGGCTAACGACATGATCAATCCTGCCAGTATCGGCATCACTGTCCCGAGCCCGGTTCCGAACGGATTAGTGCTGAGCATTTCCAACTACTTCGCGGTCGGCGGCGGCTCCTCCATGCCGGGATACTTCATCAACAATCTGTACCAGCTTGCCGATGATGTGGACATCGTGCATGGCAAGCACCAGTTTTCTTTTGGCGTCAACTTCATGAAGATGCAGCTCAACTACCTCTCCACCTTCCAGTCCAACGGGCAGTTTACGTTCAACACCACCGGCGGCAGTGGAGACAACCTGGTTGACTTCATGCTCGGCTTCCCCTCCAACTTCGCGCAGGGCAATCCGGAAGCGGAAAACTGGAGATACACTTACTGGGGTCTCTACGCACAAGACAACATCAAACTGCTGCCCAACCTGACGTTCAACGTCGGTGTGCGCTGGGAGCCGTATCTACCGTCGACTGACATCATGCATCGCGGCAGCCATTTCGACTACGCTGCCTTCGTGGCCGGCACGCACAGCACGGTATACCCGAATGCGCCCGCCGGCTTGCAGTATTGTGGTGATCCCGGCGTGCCCTGCGCGTTCGCGCAGCATAAGTTGGCGCAGTTCTCGCCTCGCATCGGCCTGATCTGGGACCCAACCAAGAAAGGTAACATGACCGTGCGGGCCAGTTACGGCCTGTTCTATGACAGTCCGGAGCTGTACTACTTCGATCGCTATGCCGACAATTCACCTTTCGGCAGCGGGGTCAGCTTCGTTCCGAAAGCCAGCGCGGGCGGTACGCTTTCGAATCCCTACGCCGGCCAGGCGGGCGTTCCCCAGTTCCCACTGCCATTCCCCAAACCGGGAGATCCGGCCGCCTTCTTCCCGCTGAACGGCGTCTACATCAACAACAATTTCGACGTCCATCCCATGTACGTACAGAACTGGAACTTCAGTGTCGAGAAGCAGTTCGGCGCCGACTGGCTGTTCTCGTTGAGTTACCTGGGCAGCAAAACGACACACGTCTGGGTAGCGTATGAAGCCAATCCGGGCATGAATGTCGCGACAGTAGCTACGCCCTCAGCGGCGAGCGGCGGAAGCGGTTGCACGGCCGGAGCCGCCGCCGCCACCGGCAATACCAACTGCCGCCGCGCCCTGGTGATAGCCAACCCGCTGCAGGGCCAGTACTTCTCTAACATGACCTCGCTTTGGGATGGCGCCAACGCCAACTACCACGCGATGCTGGCCAGCTTGAGGCATCGCTTCAGCCACAACTTCACGCTGCTGTCGAACTACACTTGGTCGCACTGCATCAGCGACCAGGATTTCACCGGAGAGCTGACCAACAGCCGTCCGGATCTTTACGTCTCTCCGGTTACGAATCCCAACCTGGCCGTGCTCAAGGGCGACCGCGGGAACTGTGGCTTCGACGTGCGCCACAACATGAACATCTCTCTGGTGGCGAATACGCCCAAGTACCAGGGTTGGAAGGGTGTGGTGCTCAACAACTGGCAGATTGCGCCACTTCTGACCTACCGTACCGGAATCCCCATCACGGTACTGACCGGCGTGGATACGGCCCTCACCGGCACGACCACCTCGTTCAAGGACCGTCCCAACCTGGTGGGCGATCCCAGTAGTGGGACCTGCTCTAACGGAGCCACCGTGGGAAGCCGCGATTGCTGGTTTAACAACACGGCTTACGCATCGCCCACCAACGGCACGTTTGGAAACGTGGGGCGCAACTCCCTCTCGGGCCCGGGCGCCTTCACGCTCGACACCGCTCTCTCCCGTAAGTTCATTTTTAGCGAGACCAAGGAACTGGCTCTGAGGCTCGACACCTTCAATCTGCTGAACCACCCGGTTCTGGGCAACCCGGTCACCAGCCTCAACAACACCGCCAACGTTGGCAGAATCCAAACCCAGAATGGCTTTGGACGTACTTTCCAAGCCGCGGTCAAGTTCAGCTTCTAG
- a CDS encoding sugar kinase — protein sequence MLQSKPKAGCKWDLVSLGEVMLRLDPGDERIHTTRTFRAWEGGGEYNVARGLKRCFGMDTAIVTAFADNPVGRLIQDLIYQGGVDQSHVKWVPYDGVGRSVRNGLNFTERGFGVRAALGCSDRGHTAVSQLKPGDIDWTGIFAHEGARWFHTGGIFAALSETTPGVAKEAMQAARQHGVVVSYDLNYRESLWKSAGGKPAAQKINRELAPLVDVMIGNEEDFTAALGFEVETLDENLSKLDPENFCRMIERVVAAFPGIKAVAITLRHVRSASINDWSAVCFCDGKLYRATSRESLAILDRIGGGDSFASGLIYGFLTGREPQWAVECGAAHGALAMTTPGDTTMATLPEVEKVMKGASARVTR from the coding sequence ATGTTGCAGAGTAAGCCCAAGGCCGGTTGCAAGTGGGACCTGGTCAGCTTGGGGGAAGTCATGCTCCGGCTCGATCCCGGGGATGAGCGCATCCATACCACGCGCACTTTTCGCGCCTGGGAGGGCGGCGGTGAATACAACGTCGCCCGCGGCCTGAAGCGTTGTTTCGGAATGGACACGGCGATCGTCACCGCGTTCGCCGATAACCCGGTGGGCAGGCTCATCCAGGACCTTATCTATCAGGGCGGCGTGGACCAGTCGCATGTGAAGTGGGTGCCGTATGACGGGGTGGGGCGCTCGGTGCGGAATGGCCTCAACTTTACGGAGCGAGGATTTGGGGTGCGTGCGGCCCTGGGCTGCTCCGATCGCGGGCACACCGCGGTTTCGCAACTCAAGCCCGGCGACATCGACTGGACCGGGATTTTTGCGCATGAGGGTGCGCGCTGGTTCCACACCGGCGGAATCTTTGCCGCGCTTTCCGAAACCACGCCGGGCGTTGCCAAGGAAGCCATGCAGGCGGCAAGGCAGCACGGGGTCGTCGTTTCCTACGACCTCAACTACCGCGAGTCACTGTGGAAGTCGGCCGGCGGCAAGCCGGCGGCGCAGAAGATCAACCGCGAGCTGGCTCCGTTGGTGGACGTGATGATCGGGAACGAAGAGGACTTCACCGCCGCCCTGGGGTTCGAAGTCGAGACCCTGGATGAAAACCTTTCGAAGCTGGATCCGGAAAACTTCTGCCGCATGATCGAGCGCGTGGTGGCCGCCTTTCCCGGGATCAAGGCGGTTGCCATCACGCTGCGCCATGTGAGGTCGGCAAGTATCAACGACTGGAGTGCCGTCTGCTTTTGTGACGGGAAACTCTATCGCGCCACGAGTCGGGAAAGTCTCGCGATCCTGGATCGTATTGGCGGAGGCGATTCCTTTGCCTCCGGTCTTATCTATGGGTTTCTGACCGGCCGCGAGCCCCAGTGGGCTGTCGAATGCGGAGCGGCGCATGGCGCACTGGCCATGACCACACCCGGAGACACCACGATGGCGACGCTGCCGGAAGTCGAGAAAGTAATGAAGGGGGCAAGCGCGCGCGTCACTCGATAG
- a CDS encoding IclR family transcriptional regulator, producing the protein MKVARTTSGKYVVDAVAKALDVLEVFGGSEGLTLIEISRRVGLNKSRTFRLLHTLAKRGYVERSADGSLYMLGIKLFELSTHVRRDIKDIARPLMLELRERFNEMVNLSVLDDGNVLYLQIVDSARPFRMSATVGCRMPAHQTSMGKAMLAFLGADDSRSPYFFYLAKLSRQRLQTVRKELELARQRGYAVDNEENEPGVACIGAPIFDESGQPIAAMSVSGPVHRILEGESKIANALIAACKGVSKKLGYSAQVAAAPAKQRLRAKA; encoded by the coding sequence ATGAAGGTAGCGCGAACCACCTCCGGCAAGTACGTTGTGGATGCGGTCGCCAAGGCGCTGGATGTGCTGGAAGTCTTTGGCGGCAGCGAAGGCCTTACGTTGATCGAAATCAGCCGGCGGGTCGGGTTGAACAAGAGCCGCACGTTCCGGCTGCTGCACACCCTGGCCAAGCGCGGTTACGTGGAGCGCAGCGCCGATGGCAGCCTGTACATGCTGGGCATCAAGTTGTTCGAGCTCTCCACCCATGTCCGCCGCGACATCAAGGACATCGCCCGCCCGCTGATGCTGGAACTGCGCGAGCGCTTTAACGAGATGGTGAACCTCAGCGTGCTCGACGACGGCAACGTTCTCTATCTGCAGATTGTGGATAGTGCGCGTCCGTTCCGCATGAGCGCGACCGTGGGATGCCGCATGCCGGCCCACCAGACGTCCATGGGAAAGGCGATGTTGGCTTTTCTGGGAGCGGACGATTCGCGTTCTCCCTACTTCTTCTATCTCGCCAAGCTTTCGCGGCAGCGCCTGCAAACCGTGCGCAAGGAGCTGGAACTGGCGCGCCAGCGGGGCTATGCGGTCGACAACGAGGAGAACGAGCCCGGTGTGGCCTGCATCGGGGCGCCCATCTTCGACGAGAGCGGGCAGCCCATCGCGGCCATGAGTGTCTCCGGGCCGGTCCATCGAATTCTGGAAGGCGAAAGCAAGATTGCGAACGCGCTGATCGCGGCCTGCAAGGGCGTTTCGAAAAAGCTTGGCTACAGTGCGCAAGTGGCCGCGGCGCCCGCCAAGCAGCGCCTTCGGGCGAAAGCATGA
- a CDS encoding tagaturonate epimerase family protein encodes MTSSATHSLASSAGLRLARYSLGVGDRFAHQARAQLRACVMAAQRGVEIIPVWNKSNREHLIVGSKPGSVRAAAEKAVRELEWTRPFHVDADHINLDTVDGFLPSSDFYTLDVAYAIGKPSEASAIDAFIHRHPELLRPIELQGRGFSRQLSREGLAEIATKYLFATLEAGRIYRHIAGALGTGAFITEVSMDETDTPQSPAELLVILAALSDEGIPLQTIAPKFTGRFNKGVDYVGDVAQFEVEFRSDLAVIAHAIQVYGLPAQLKLSIHSGSDKFSIYPAIRRALRETGAGVHVKTAGTTWLEELVGLAEAGGDGLGLAKEIYAEAHAHRDELCAPYAAVIDISAGRLPSPQQVNGWSSQQYANALRHDQKCPEYNSDFRQLLHVGYKVAAKLGQRYLDMLVACEDSISRNVIANLYERHITPIFLAGDASA; translated from the coding sequence ATGACCTCATCCGCGACTCATTCCCTGGCATCCTCAGCCGGCCTCCGCCTCGCGAGATACTCTTTGGGCGTCGGCGACCGCTTTGCCCATCAGGCCCGGGCTCAGTTGCGCGCCTGCGTCATGGCTGCGCAGCGTGGCGTCGAGATCATTCCGGTCTGGAACAAGTCGAACCGCGAACACCTTATTGTTGGTTCCAAGCCTGGGAGTGTGCGTGCCGCCGCCGAAAAGGCAGTGCGCGAACTGGAATGGACCAGGCCCTTCCACGTGGACGCCGACCACATCAACCTCGACACCGTGGACGGCTTCCTGCCATCGAGCGACTTCTATACCCTGGACGTTGCTTACGCCATTGGCAAACCATCGGAGGCGTCGGCAATCGACGCATTTATCCACCGCCATCCTGAGTTGCTGCGGCCCATCGAACTGCAAGGCCGCGGGTTCTCGCGGCAACTGTCGCGCGAAGGGTTGGCGGAGATTGCGACCAAGTACCTGTTCGCCACCCTGGAGGCGGGCAGGATTTATCGGCACATCGCGGGCGCGCTGGGAACGGGCGCCTTCATCACCGAAGTCTCGATGGACGAAACCGACACTCCCCAGAGTCCAGCCGAGTTGTTGGTGATCCTCGCGGCCCTGTCCGATGAGGGCATTCCGCTGCAAACGATTGCGCCGAAGTTCACCGGCCGCTTCAACAAGGGCGTGGATTATGTGGGAGACGTCGCGCAGTTTGAAGTCGAGTTTCGCAGCGACCTGGCGGTAATCGCTCATGCCATCCAGGTCTACGGCCTGCCTGCCCAGTTGAAGCTGAGCATCCATTCTGGCAGCGACAAGTTCTCCATCTATCCGGCCATCCGCCGCGCCTTGCGCGAAACCGGGGCCGGCGTGCATGTAAAGACTGCCGGCACCACCTGGCTCGAAGAACTGGTCGGACTGGCGGAAGCCGGCGGCGATGGACTTGGACTGGCGAAGGAGATCTACGCCGAGGCGCACGCGCATCGTGATGAGCTGTGCGCTCCGTACGCAGCCGTGATTGACATCAGCGCAGGGAGGCTGCCCTCCCCGCAACAGGTCAACGGGTGGTCGTCACAGCAGTACGCCAACGCTCTGCGTCACGACCAGAAGTGTCCCGAGTACAACTCCGATTTCCGCCAGTTGCTGCACGTTGGCTATAAGGTCGCCGCCAAGCTGGGCCAGCGCTATCTGGACATGCTGGTGGCGTGCGAAGACTCCATCTCACGTAATGTGATCGCCAACTTGTACGAACGGCATATCACCCCGATTTTCCTGGCTGGGGACGCGTCAGCGTAA
- the uxaC gene encoding glucuronate isomerase yields the protein MGFINEDFLLHSEAAKRLYHGYAEQQPILDYHCHLSPRDIAENRSFRNLFEIWLEGDHYKWRAMRTNGESERYCTGDASPFDKFLAWARTVPHTIRNPLFHWTHLELKRYFRIDDLLNERTAREVWEKANAQLAGESLRTQAILKKFKVKAVCTTDDPADDLAFHRQIAGRPFGTRVYPAFRPDKALNVHHPDLFNPWVDRLASASDVDIVKLESFLAALRQRHDFFHAMGGRLSDHGLNYCYADLCSESTAARIFDNARAGKAATPVEQHQFASFMMLYFGHLDAGKGWTKQLHLGALRNANTRLLQQLGPDTGSDSIGDWPQAEALGRYLDALDREHALPKTILYNVNPADNYVLATMIGNFQDGSVAGKIQFGSGWWFLDQKEAMQWQINALSNAGLLSRFIGMLTDSRSFMSYPRHEYFRRVLCNMLGADMESGELPGDEALIGGMVQNICFENARQYLGLELDLGTTESAAAGKQLAKCGEPA from the coding sequence ATGGGCTTTATCAACGAAGACTTCCTTCTGCACTCGGAAGCCGCCAAGCGCCTTTATCACGGCTATGCCGAGCAGCAGCCGATCCTGGACTATCACTGCCACCTCTCGCCCCGAGACATTGCCGAGAACCGCAGCTTTCGCAATCTTTTCGAAATCTGGCTGGAAGGCGACCACTATAAGTGGCGCGCCATGCGAACCAACGGCGAGTCCGAGCGCTACTGCACCGGCGACGCTTCTCCGTTCGACAAGTTCCTGGCTTGGGCCCGCACGGTGCCGCACACGATTCGCAATCCCCTTTTCCACTGGACGCATCTCGAGCTGAAGCGCTACTTCAGAATCGATGACCTCCTCAATGAGCGCACCGCCCGCGAGGTATGGGAGAAGGCGAACGCCCAACTTGCAGGAGAAAGCCTTCGCACCCAGGCCATCCTGAAGAAGTTCAAGGTGAAGGCCGTTTGCACCACCGACGATCCTGCTGACGACCTCGCCTTCCACCGGCAGATTGCCGGCCGGCCGTTCGGCACGCGTGTCTATCCGGCGTTCCGGCCCGACAAAGCGCTCAACGTCCACCACCCCGACCTGTTCAACCCGTGGGTAGATCGCTTGGCTTCGGCCAGCGACGTCGATATCGTCAAGCTCGAGAGCTTTCTGGCTGCCCTCCGCCAGAGGCACGACTTCTTCCACGCCATGGGCGGCCGTCTTTCCGATCATGGCCTGAACTACTGCTATGCCGATTTGTGTTCGGAATCGACGGCGGCGCGCATATTCGACAACGCGCGTGCCGGAAAGGCCGCTACGCCGGTCGAGCAGCACCAATTCGCGTCGTTCATGATGCTCTACTTCGGCCACCTCGATGCCGGGAAAGGCTGGACCAAGCAGTTGCATCTGGGTGCGCTCCGCAATGCGAATACCCGCCTGCTGCAACAACTCGGTCCCGACACCGGCTCGGATTCCATTGGCGATTGGCCGCAGGCCGAGGCGCTTGGCCGCTACCTGGACGCGCTTGATCGCGAGCATGCGCTGCCGAAAACCATCCTGTACAACGTGAACCCGGCTGATAACTACGTCCTCGCCACCATGATCGGCAACTTTCAGGACGGGTCGGTGGCCGGAAAAATTCAGTTCGGCAGCGGGTGGTGGTTCCTCGATCAGAAGGAAGCCATGCAATGGCAGATCAATGCCCTGTCCAACGCCGGCCTGCTGTCGCGTTTCATCGGCATGCTCACGGATTCGCGCTCCTTCATGTCCTATCCCCGCCATGAGTACTTCCGCCGCGTGCTGTGCAATATGCTCGGGGCCGACATGGAAAGTGGCGAGTTGCCCGGCGATGAAGCGCTCATCGGCGGCATGGTGCAGAACATCTGCTTCGAAAACGCCCGTCAGTATCTCGGATTGGAACTCGACTTGGGCACGACCGAAAGCGCAGCCGCCGGCAAGCAGTTGGCGAAGTGCGGAGAACCGGCATGA